In Paralcaligenes sp. KSB-10, the following are encoded in one genomic region:
- a CDS encoding metallophosphoesterase: protein MAMTRFSFLLRLPIILLLADIYVALRLTIAAPPGITRWLAPTALLLIYLLILAGFFTRRAVGKPAIDAIAWAGFLSLGLFSWLFVLTLLRDALLIAIKAATMADGGIFSDSAISLLHAASALAVLVVSLLAVLLGLVSARRLARVVDIEVRLPDLAPALRGFTIVQVSDLHVGPTIKRRYVSAVVHAVNELSPDIIALTGDLVDGSVASLSEHIQPLAGLKARHGVYAVTGNHEYYSGAAQWVAEFRRLGFQVLMNQHRVLVRQDATLVVAGVTDFSARNFDAEQASDPLLALHGAPANAAARILLAHQPRSARAAEAAGYDLQLSGHTHGGQFWPWKYFVPLQQPFVDGLHRYGRMQVYVSRGTGYWGPPMRLGARSEITRIRLAG from the coding sequence ATAGCCATGACACGCTTTTCCTTTTTGCTGCGCCTGCCGATTATTCTGCTTCTGGCCGACATCTATGTCGCCCTGCGATTGACAATCGCGGCTCCTCCCGGCATCACCCGATGGCTGGCGCCAACCGCGCTGCTGCTGATCTATCTGCTGATCCTGGCCGGTTTCTTTACACGCCGGGCGGTAGGAAAGCCGGCCATCGACGCGATTGCCTGGGCTGGCTTTCTGTCTCTGGGCCTGTTTTCCTGGCTGTTTGTGTTGACTTTGCTGCGCGATGCCTTGCTGATAGCGATAAAGGCCGCGACGATGGCCGACGGCGGAATTTTCAGCGATTCCGCCATAAGTCTGTTGCATGCGGCAAGCGCCCTGGCCGTACTGGTTGTAAGCCTGCTTGCGGTTCTGTTGGGCCTGGTCAGTGCCCGGCGTCTTGCGCGAGTGGTGGATATCGAGGTGCGACTGCCCGATCTTGCCCCCGCCCTGCGGGGATTCACCATCGTACAAGTCTCCGATCTGCATGTCGGCCCAACCATCAAGCGCCGCTACGTGAGCGCAGTGGTGCACGCCGTTAATGAGCTTTCGCCCGATATCATCGCCCTTACCGGGGATCTGGTCGATGGCAGCGTGGCCAGCCTTTCCGAACACATCCAGCCTTTGGCCGGGCTCAAGGCGCGCCATGGTGTCTATGCAGTTACAGGCAATCATGAATACTACTCCGGGGCGGCACAATGGGTGGCCGAGTTCCGGCGGCTGGGGTTCCAGGTACTTATGAATCAGCACCGGGTCCTGGTCCGCCAAGACGCCACGCTGGTAGTGGCCGGCGTGACCGACTTTAGCGCCCGGAACTTCGATGCCGAGCAGGCCAGCGATCCTCTGCTCGCCTTGCACGGCGCGCCCGCCAATGCCGCGGCCAGGATATTGCTGGCGCATCAGCCGCGCAGCGCCCGTGCCGCGGAAGCGGCGGGTTACGACCTGCAGTTGTCGGGCCATACTCACGGTGGACAATTCTGGCCTTGGAAATACTTTGTGCCCCTGCAGCAACCTTTCGTGGACGGCTTGCATCGATACGGCCGCATGCAGGTGTATGTCAGCCGCGGCACAGGCTATTGGGGACCGCCAATGCGCCTGGGCGCGCGCTCGGAAATAACCCGGATTCGCCTGGCCGGCTAG
- a CDS encoding aconitase X swivel domain-containing protein, with protein sequence MNTLLFHARHAMGRKVSGKALVAHDGLSARYDLDRLRGVFSRPTHKLAGQSYVDCILVLDTAKGGVASAWMLHEMRSRNMAPLAIVFNTVNTILVQGAALGDITMLAGFDEDVTALVPHGSQIELDPQAKTLRVIDQFGQAIADSGQTSGSSPLRPMHRRS encoded by the coding sequence ATGAACACGCTGCTATTTCACGCGCGCCACGCAATGGGGCGCAAAGTCTCGGGTAAAGCCCTCGTCGCCCATGACGGACTTTCGGCGCGCTACGACCTGGACCGGCTTCGAGGTGTGTTTTCACGCCCCACGCATAAACTGGCCGGCCAATCCTACGTCGACTGCATACTGGTGCTGGATACCGCCAAGGGGGGAGTTGCCAGCGCATGGATGCTGCATGAAATGCGCTCCCGCAACATGGCGCCGCTGGCCATTGTCTTCAATACGGTCAATACCATTCTTGTGCAAGGCGCCGCGCTGGGCGACATTACCATGCTTGCCGGATTCGATGAAGATGTAACTGCCCTGGTGCCGCATGGTTCGCAGATTGAACTCGACCCGCAGGCAAAAACATTGCGCGTCATCGATCAATTTGGCCAGGCGATTGCCGATTCGGGGCAAACATCTGGCAGTTCTCCGTTAAGGCCCATGCATAGGCGCAGCTGA
- a CDS encoding aconitase X catalytic domain-containing protein — translation MNLNDEEKAMLAGEFGKVAEIAIRHQVSVGDFFGARDFVPITQAHIMADTESLGQAGVLWLEGLAEAKDGRHQVRVPTITDPRGTDFSKSDVIGQADWMLHLERRAIDAFVKLGVSMTDTCINYQTVLAATRGEHVAFGDTGVVIYSNSVNGARSNFEGGPSALSAGLTGRTPRYGFHLDEHRQATLRVRVEWTPNTLNEWGALGGVIGRLAGNYWQVPVIEGIDRAPSSDELKHFGAAMASFGSTALYHLVGITPEASRLDDVGGDVLPVQHHIKKSDLDALRDSYAVDNKVDVVVFSAPQLSLYELRSIAALSKGRRFKVPLLAITSPQVKPDADRFGYTQDIESAGGTVMSGMCFYQSYAREIAEAKGWKHLATNSAKLVNILGGYGYVPKLASMEACIAAAEKGELQ, via the coding sequence ATGAATTTAAACGATGAAGAAAAAGCCATGCTTGCCGGAGAATTCGGCAAAGTGGCGGAAATTGCAATCAGGCATCAGGTCTCTGTCGGGGATTTTTTTGGGGCCAGGGATTTCGTTCCCATTACGCAGGCCCATATCATGGCAGACACCGAAAGCCTGGGGCAAGCCGGAGTGTTGTGGCTCGAAGGGCTGGCGGAAGCCAAAGACGGCCGCCATCAGGTCCGGGTGCCGACCATCACCGATCCCCGCGGCACCGATTTTTCGAAATCGGATGTAATTGGCCAGGCCGACTGGATGCTGCATCTGGAAAGGCGCGCCATCGATGCATTCGTGAAGCTGGGTGTGAGCATGACCGACACCTGCATCAACTACCAGACTGTGCTTGCCGCCACTCGGGGCGAGCATGTTGCGTTCGGCGATACCGGCGTGGTGATCTATTCCAATTCGGTCAATGGCGCACGGTCCAATTTCGAAGGCGGCCCTTCCGCCCTCTCTGCCGGCCTGACAGGCCGCACACCGCGCTACGGTTTTCATCTTGACGAGCACCGGCAAGCCACGCTGCGCGTGCGTGTGGAATGGACCCCGAACACTCTGAACGAATGGGGAGCGCTGGGCGGGGTCATCGGCCGTCTGGCGGGAAATTATTGGCAAGTCCCCGTTATAGAGGGGATAGACAGAGCGCCAAGTTCCGACGAACTCAAGCATTTCGGAGCGGCAATGGCCAGTTTCGGATCGACGGCCCTCTACCACCTGGTCGGAATCACACCTGAAGCGTCGCGCCTTGACGATGTCGGCGGCGATGTCCTGCCAGTGCAACATCATATAAAAAAGAGCGACCTTGACGCTTTGCGGGACAGCTATGCCGTCGACAATAAAGTCGATGTCGTTGTGTTTTCCGCGCCGCAGCTCAGTCTGTATGAACTGCGATCTATTGCTGCGCTAAGCAAGGGACGGCGCTTTAAAGTTCCGTTACTGGCAATTACCAGCCCCCAAGTCAAGCCTGATGCCGACAGATTCGGATATACCCAGGACATAGAATCCGCGGGCGGTACGGTGATGTCGGGCATGTGCTTCTATCAATCTTATGCACGCGAGATTGCCGAAGCCAAAGGCTGGAAGCACTTGGCAACCAATAGCGCAAAACTGGTCAATATCCTGGGCGGCTATGGCTATGTGCCAAAACTTGCTTCGATGGAAGCCTGCATTGCAGCGGCTGAAAAAGGAGAACTTCAATGA
- the arfB gene encoding alternative ribosome rescue aminoacyl-tRNA hydrolase ArfB has translation MLHVHANLFLDEREIEFTMIRAQGAGGQNVNKVSSAIHLRFDISQSTLPEECKAALHALGDRRVSKDGIIVIKAQSFRSQEKNRADAIERLLTLIRAAVHQPTLRKPTRPTRASQRRRVLRKTLHGEVKRLRAKIDDPHG, from the coding sequence ATGCTCCATGTACATGCCAATCTTTTCCTCGACGAACGCGAAATCGAATTCACCATGATTCGCGCCCAAGGCGCGGGCGGCCAGAATGTGAACAAGGTATCCAGCGCCATTCACCTGCGTTTCGATATTTCCCAATCGACCTTGCCTGAAGAGTGCAAGGCCGCCTTGCATGCGTTGGGTGATCGCCGCGTATCGAAGGACGGGATCATTGTGATCAAGGCGCAATCTTTTCGCAGCCAGGAAAAGAATCGCGCCGATGCCATCGAGCGGCTATTGACCTTAATTCGCGCCGCCGTGCACCAGCCCACGTTGCGCAAACCGACCCGCCCGACGCGCGCATCGCAACGCCGGCGGGTTTTGCGCAAAACCCTGCATGGCGAAGTCAAACGCTTGCGCGCCAAAATAGACGACCCCCACGGCTGA
- a CDS encoding tripartite tricarboxylate transporter substrate binding protein, whose translation MSFSNHRRQLMLTPLIAGLSGIFQSTRALAQTYPSSKVRMIVPFPPGGPTDIVARPLAKLLGDILKQQVYIDNRGGAGGSIGAEAVATASPDGYTLLMATVGTNAINTTLYKKLPYDVIASFTPISTIASAPIGVVVNPKAGFKSLADLVTQARARPGLINYGSAGNGTPGHLAGAMFCKAAGITLTHVPYKGSSPAITDLIGGQIPLMFDPVQSILPHVLSGKLIALAVTSRTRSSVLSNVPTVSESGYEGFEATAWWAVFAPAKLPPNIKHILTTALESIVRSESYAKRLNSIGVQPLDVPLAAFQKKEIAKWGAAVRETGLSLD comes from the coding sequence ATGTCATTTTCGAATCACCGTCGTCAATTGATGCTTACGCCGCTAATTGCCGGACTATCCGGCATTTTCCAATCGACGCGTGCGTTGGCGCAAACGTATCCGTCCAGCAAAGTACGCATGATCGTGCCATTTCCACCCGGAGGCCCGACAGACATTGTTGCCAGGCCTCTGGCGAAATTGCTTGGCGACATCCTGAAGCAGCAGGTCTATATTGACAATCGGGGCGGCGCGGGCGGATCCATAGGCGCAGAAGCGGTCGCCACGGCATCGCCAGATGGCTATACCTTATTGATGGCGACTGTCGGAACCAATGCCATCAACACCACACTCTACAAAAAACTGCCCTACGATGTCATTGCCAGTTTTACGCCTATATCCACCATAGCCAGCGCGCCGATCGGCGTCGTCGTCAACCCCAAGGCCGGATTCAAATCGCTGGCAGACCTCGTAACTCAGGCTCGAGCGCGGCCTGGCCTGATCAACTATGGCTCGGCAGGCAATGGAACGCCGGGGCATCTGGCCGGCGCCATGTTCTGCAAGGCGGCCGGCATTACGCTGACGCATGTGCCGTACAAAGGCAGTTCACCGGCAATCACGGATCTGATTGGCGGCCAGATTCCTTTGATGTTCGATCCGGTGCAGTCCATATTGCCGCATGTACTTAGCGGCAAGTTGATTGCCCTGGCCGTGACCAGCCGAACGCGATCGAGTGTGTTGTCGAATGTGCCTACGGTATCCGAGTCGGGATACGAAGGGTTCGAAGCAACAGCCTGGTGGGCTGTATTTGCCCCTGCGAAATTACCTCCCAATATAAAACACATTTTGACTACTGCGCTTGAAAGCATAGTCCGTTCCGAAAGCTATGCCAAAAGGCTCAATAGCATAGGCGTGCAGCCGCTTGATGTTCCGTTGGCCGCGTTCCAGAAAAAGGAAATTGCCAAATGGGGCGCGGCAGTTCGCGAAACCGGCCTTTCCCTGGATTGA
- a CDS encoding peroxiredoxin: MKLRFDPVKFAGYGACALLCSMPLSSQAALAAGNPAPSFTVEATLGGNAFGFSLDEALKKGPVVLYFYPAAFTKGCTIEAHDFAEATDEYKKYGATVLGVSADKLDKLKKFSVSECRSKFAVGADPDSKIIRAYDAKMAFMPNMANRISYVITPDHKIYYEYSSMDPDGHVKNTMAAVRKWADEHR, from the coding sequence ATGAAACTTCGCTTTGATCCAGTCAAATTTGCCGGATACGGGGCATGCGCCCTGCTCTGCTCCATGCCGCTTTCGAGCCAGGCCGCGCTGGCGGCGGGAAATCCGGCGCCAAGCTTTACCGTAGAAGCAACCCTGGGTGGCAATGCTTTCGGTTTCTCCCTGGATGAGGCCCTTAAAAAAGGCCCGGTTGTGCTCTATTTTTATCCTGCCGCCTTTACAAAAGGCTGTACGATCGAGGCGCATGATTTTGCCGAAGCGACCGACGAATACAAAAAATACGGTGCGACGGTATTAGGCGTTTCGGCCGACAAGCTAGACAAACTCAAGAAATTCTCTGTAAGCGAGTGCAGGAGCAAATTTGCGGTTGGGGCCGATCCCGATTCAAAAATAATCAGGGCATACGATGCCAAGATGGCGTTTATGCCGAACATGGCCAACCGCATCTCCTATGTAATCACCCCCGACCATAAAATTTACTATGAATACAGCAGTATGGATCCGGATGGCCACGTAAAAAACACCATGGCGGCGGTCAGGAAATGGGCTGACGAGCATCGGTGA
- a CDS encoding aspartate/glutamate racemase family protein: MTGWRARLGFLIPPGSPTTEPEICKMTPPGVSAHFTRMVAHGIAGSLEGQEERNRTQIAHLDENIALLSMVKPSVITLAHTATSYTLGRAAEQDLVQRIESTTGIPFITAFGSVVAALKHLGISRVAVGTPYSEASTLQCKANLQAHGFEVVSCARLEGVTNIYDETAERAYRLARQVDVVGAQAVFLSGVGMPTIDILEVLERDIGKPAISSASAMMWNALRVAGVNASVAGYGQLLQGLQG; the protein is encoded by the coding sequence ATGACAGGTTGGCGCGCACGACTGGGGTTTCTTATCCCACCCGGCAGTCCCACGACAGAGCCGGAAATCTGCAAGATGACGCCACCGGGCGTATCGGCTCATTTCACGCGCATGGTCGCACACGGCATCGCGGGAAGCCTTGAGGGGCAAGAAGAACGCAACAGAACGCAAATAGCGCATCTCGACGAGAATATTGCGCTTTTGTCCATGGTGAAGCCTTCGGTAATCACCCTGGCACACACGGCCACCAGCTATACCCTGGGCCGGGCTGCCGAACAAGATCTCGTGCAACGCATCGAAAGCACCACAGGCATCCCCTTCATCACCGCTTTTGGAAGCGTCGTTGCCGCTCTCAAGCATCTGGGCATCAGCCGTGTAGCGGTTGGAACTCCCTATAGCGAAGCCTCCACGCTTCAATGCAAGGCCAATCTTCAAGCGCATGGCTTCGAAGTCGTCAGTTGCGCGCGCCTTGAAGGCGTGACGAATATCTACGACGAAACTGCGGAACGGGCGTATCGGCTCGCCCGGCAGGTAGATGTCGTCGGTGCCCAAGCCGTATTTCTCAGCGGCGTCGGCATGCCGACGATCGATATACTGGAAGTGCTGGAACGCGACATTGGAAAGCCGGCCATATCCAGCGCATCGGCCATGATGTGGAATGCATTGCGGGTCGCCGGCGTCAATGCCTCTGTAGCGGGATATGGCCAGCTTTTACAAGGCTTGCAGGGCTGA
- a CDS encoding GntR family transcriptional regulator, whose translation MAKSKSLKKSPSSQALLDPLCEEPLYIQIANRLATEISSARLAPGMRVPSEAELMTIYGVSRITVRQAIALLARNGQVVARRGKGTFVSRPPLHQDLSMFQGFQDALRNQGVEPQTELLEFSSSAGRIDRSLPEGLDLPVRMRRRYCVDDQPFAVVEAFLPASAAAVGERRARDLMVYEILQQFLGLRIDRADVVIRCAQPTAAVSRELAIDARANVLVMERTSRTAAGAICEFMRIYIVPERYAFRLSMPGPLEIASALRPVERGKKLKQQ comes from the coding sequence ATGGCCAAGTCAAAATCTCTCAAGAAAAGCCCCTCATCGCAAGCGCTGCTGGATCCGCTTTGTGAAGAGCCTCTCTATATCCAAATCGCCAACCGTCTGGCTACGGAAATCTCCAGCGCCCGACTGGCCCCCGGCATGCGTGTACCCAGCGAAGCCGAGCTGATGACCATTTATGGGGTAAGCCGCATTACCGTACGGCAGGCCATTGCGCTGCTTGCCCGCAATGGGCAGGTTGTGGCGCGCCGCGGCAAGGGTACATTTGTATCGCGACCACCGCTGCATCAAGACCTGAGCATGTTTCAAGGATTCCAGGATGCCTTGCGCAATCAGGGAGTCGAGCCTCAGACCGAACTGCTTGAATTTTCAAGCTCGGCCGGCCGCATCGACCGCAGCCTGCCCGAAGGGCTGGACCTGCCGGTGCGCATGCGGCGCCGCTATTGTGTAGACGATCAACCCTTTGCCGTGGTGGAGGCGTTCTTGCCGGCATCGGCCGCCGCCGTGGGCGAGCGCCGCGCGCGCGATTTGATGGTCTATGAAATTCTGCAGCAATTTCTCGGCCTGCGCATCGATCGTGCCGATGTCGTCATTCGCTGTGCACAGCCTACCGCCGCGGTGAGCCGCGAATTGGCGATCGATGCGCGGGCCAACGTACTTGTCATGGAAAGAACCTCGCGGACGGCGGCCGGGGCAATTTGCGAATTCATGCGCATCTATATTGTTCCGGAACGCTATGCGTTCCGTCTCAGCATGCCCGGGCCGCTCGAGATTGCGAGCGCTTTGCGTCCGGTCGAACGCGGAAAGAAGCTTAAACAGCAGTAA
- a CDS encoding iron ABC transporter permease, translating into MNPSRPKLTWLLIAIVGFLTLCPVAMLFIGSFSQGLTAFGKFTLDKYLAAYTDPVLLDVTINTIVFVLGSSILATGLALFLAYLNTRTNIPFKPLFTVLSIVPMMIPHLLFSVSWALLLNPSNGLINSFLKEVFSLQSAPFNIYSLPGMILVEGLLNMPIAYLIIAPAMASFDVSLEESSRVFGASVWRTLVRVTLPVLRPAILAAFVLGMVRSLASYAVPRVLGTPGRVDVLATYLYQMVATGFSPDYGKAAALGMSVLAASIGLIVLYRALTSESGKYVTISGRGYRPTTIELKRARMPLFTLVALLSFVMAVLPVAVLFYTSLVPYSMVPSARAFSLMGWKNWIDVLQDPASLLSLKNSLFLAVVGASLGVLLSIFVAYVIVKIRTRASGLLESLSFLSFSFPGIVIGIGFMWFFVQTPLYATLTALLVAYIATYLPYGVRPLASAFVQVHAHLEESSLVCGASALTTMRRVIVPLLIPGIVSAWILMATMFVRELTVSVVLSRPGSEVLAVQILSFADDGLWGKLSALGIIMILISTTLVLLAMYAGKKFRAAQGA; encoded by the coding sequence ATGAATCCGTCACGACCCAAGCTAACGTGGCTGCTGATCGCCATTGTCGGGTTTCTGACCCTTTGTCCGGTGGCGATGCTTTTTATAGGCAGCTTTTCCCAGGGGCTGACGGCATTCGGAAAGTTCACTCTCGACAAGTACCTTGCAGCGTATACCGACCCGGTATTGCTTGATGTCACCATCAATACCATTGTTTTCGTGCTGGGCTCGTCAATACTGGCCACTGGGCTGGCGCTCTTTCTCGCCTATCTGAACACTCGAACCAATATACCGTTCAAACCGTTGTTCACGGTGCTGTCGATTGTTCCGATGATGATCCCGCATTTGCTGTTTTCGGTCAGTTGGGCGCTGCTGCTGAATCCCTCCAACGGCCTGATCAATAGCTTTCTGAAAGAAGTCTTTTCGCTGCAAAGCGCGCCGTTCAATATTTACTCCCTGCCTGGCATGATTTTGGTTGAGGGGCTGTTGAATATGCCCATCGCGTATCTCATCATTGCGCCGGCCATGGCTTCCTTCGATGTGTCCCTTGAAGAATCGTCAAGGGTATTCGGAGCCAGCGTTTGGCGCACATTGGTACGAGTGACCTTGCCTGTGCTGCGGCCGGCCATTCTTGCGGCGTTTGTACTGGGCATGGTACGCAGCCTTGCGTCATACGCGGTTCCCCGGGTTCTCGGCACACCCGGCCGGGTAGACGTGCTGGCCACGTATTTATATCAGATGGTCGCGACCGGTTTTTCGCCGGATTACGGCAAGGCCGCCGCACTGGGCATGAGCGTGCTGGCGGCATCCATTGGATTGATTGTGCTGTACCGCGCCCTGACCTCCGAAAGCGGCAAATACGTGACTATCTCGGGCCGCGGCTACCGTCCGACCACAATTGAGCTCAAGCGCGCAAGAATGCCGCTTTTTACCCTGGTGGCCCTGCTTTCCTTTGTCATGGCCGTACTTCCGGTAGCGGTGCTGTTCTACACATCGCTGGTGCCGTACTCGATGGTTCCGAGCGCGCGGGCTTTTTCACTGATGGGCTGGAAAAACTGGATCGACGTACTGCAAGACCCCGCATCGCTGCTCTCGCTGAAGAACAGCTTGTTCCTGGCTGTGGTCGGAGCCTCGCTTGGCGTACTGCTCTCGATATTCGTGGCCTATGTTATCGTCAAGATACGAACACGCGCTTCGGGGCTGCTCGAGTCGCTCAGCTTTCTGTCGTTTTCCTTCCCGGGCATCGTCATTGGCATTGGATTCATGTGGTTTTTCGTGCAGACACCGTTGTACGCAACGCTGACGGCCCTGCTTGTTGCTTACATCGCCACCTATCTGCCCTACGGCGTCCGGCCTTTGGCAAGCGCCTTCGTCCAGGTGCATGCCCATCTTGAAGAATCGTCGCTGGTCTGCGGGGCAAGCGCGCTGACGACCATGCGCCGCGTCATTGTGCCATTGCTTATCCCCGGCATTGTCTCGGCCTGGATACTCATGGCGACAATGTTTGTGCGCGAACTGACCGTGTCGGTGGTGCTTTCGCGGCCAGGAAGCGAAGTGCTGGCGGTCCAGATTCTCAGCTTCGCCGACGACGGGCTGTGGGGCAAGTTGTCCGCGCTGGGAATCATCATGATATTGATCTCGACCACCCTCGTGCTGCTGGCCATGTACGCCGGCAAGAAATTCAGGGCCGCACAAGGCGCATGA
- a CDS encoding ABC transporter ATP-binding protein, protein MEIKIEGLSKSYVSEGKTVKALDNIDLTIPANEIFTLLGPSGCGKTTLLRCIVGLETPDEGEIHIGGELVWSKKKGIAIPPEKRGLGMVFQTYAIWPHMNVFDNVAYPLQIRGESKKAIAEKVARVLHFVQLEGVEKRSATRLSGGQQQRVALARALVAEPKVILFDEPLSNLDAKLREETRKELRTFLGALKITAIYVTHDRVEALALSDSIAVMRSGKIIEIGTPQKIYFNADHRFVADFIGRANLINATVRSVEGNLTRVESGLGLIDCQHRDLPAGSEATLCIRPEFIRIGDNNRETGQNIIGGHIESLEFVGEVYEAEIRVGNEHLLARIDPGITMREGDQVSFYLDPAHCLLVSA, encoded by the coding sequence ATGGAAATCAAGATCGAAGGGCTGTCCAAAAGCTATGTGTCCGAAGGCAAGACGGTCAAGGCTCTCGACAACATCGACCTGACCATCCCGGCCAACGAGATTTTCACCTTGCTGGGGCCCAGCGGCTGCGGCAAGACCACCCTGTTGCGCTGCATTGTTGGCCTTGAAACACCCGACGAGGGTGAAATCCACATCGGCGGCGAGCTTGTGTGGTCGAAGAAAAAAGGTATTGCCATTCCTCCCGAAAAGCGTGGCTTGGGCATGGTATTTCAAACGTATGCCATCTGGCCGCACATGAATGTCTTCGACAATGTGGCCTACCCGCTGCAAATCCGGGGAGAGAGCAAAAAGGCTATTGCCGAAAAGGTAGCCAGGGTACTGCACTTCGTGCAGCTCGAAGGCGTTGAAAAACGTTCCGCGACCCGGCTCTCAGGCGGCCAGCAGCAGCGTGTCGCATTGGCTCGGGCCCTGGTTGCCGAACCCAAGGTAATTCTCTTCGACGAACCCTTGAGCAACCTGGATGCCAAGCTCAGGGAAGAAACACGCAAGGAACTCAGAACCTTTCTGGGAGCTCTCAAAATCACGGCAATCTATGTCACACACGATCGCGTCGAAGCCCTGGCATTGTCCGATTCCATTGCCGTCATGCGGTCGGGAAAAATCATCGAAATCGGCACTCCGCAGAAAATCTACTTCAATGCGGATCACCGTTTCGTGGCCGACTTCATTGGACGCGCCAACCTGATCAATGCCACAGTGCGCAGCGTGGAAGGCAATCTGACCCGAGTCGAGTCGGGGCTGGGCCTTATCGACTGCCAGCATCGCGACCTCCCGGCCGGCAGTGAAGCAACCTTGTGCATACGGCCGGAATTCATCCGCATTGGCGACAACAATCGGGAAACAGGGCAGAACATTATTGGCGGTCATATCGAGTCCCTGGAATTCGTCGGCGAAGTCTATGAGGCGGAGATCCGTGTGGGCAATGAACATCTGCTGGCCAGGATAGATCCTGGTATTACCATGAGGGAAGGCGATCAGGTTAGCTTCTACCTGGATCCCGCCCACTGCCTCCTCGTATCGGCCTGA
- a CDS encoding DUF1415 domain-containing protein, whose translation MNKVENDASILAATQHWLVRAVIGLNLCPFAKSVYIKKQIRYVIDRSISDQDVLAALEAEMIYLADADPAQVDTSLLIVPDILSDFLDYNNFLNRAQRLLKRMRLTGVLQIASFHPRYQFADRGTDDIENYTNRAPYPIFQLLREASIERALAGFSDTSTIYERNQETLRRLGHDGWHNWLNKPADD comes from the coding sequence ATGAATAAAGTTGAAAACGATGCATCGATTTTGGCGGCGACACAGCATTGGCTTGTTCGCGCCGTTATCGGGCTCAATTTATGTCCATTTGCCAAAAGCGTCTATATAAAAAAGCAGATCCGGTACGTGATTGATCGCTCGATATCCGATCAAGACGTTTTGGCGGCGCTCGAGGCCGAAATGATTTATTTGGCTGATGCCGATCCGGCCCAGGTCGATACAAGCCTGTTGATCGTGCCCGATATCTTGAGCGACTTTCTTGACTACAACAATTTTTTGAATCGAGCCCAGCGCTTGCTCAAGCGTATGCGTTTGACCGGAGTATTGCAGATTGCAAGCTTTCATCCGCGCTATCAGTTCGCCGACAGGGGTACCGACGACATTGAAAACTACACTAACCGGGCTCCATATCCGATTTTTCAGTTGCTGCGCGAAGCCAGTATTGAGCGTGCGCTGGCAGGGTTTTCCGATACGAGCACAATCTACGAACGCAACCAGGAAACGCTCCGTCGCCTCGGCCACGATGGCTGGCACAATTGGCTGAATAAGCCCGCCGATGACTAA